In Microbulbifer sp. GL-2, the following are encoded in one genomic region:
- the lipB gene encoding lipoyl(octanoyl) transferase LipB: protein MTIVRNLARRNYETVWQAMSRYTDVRDDNSADEIWCVEHEPVFTQGQAGKAEHLLNTGDIPVVQVDRGGQVTYHGPGQLVVYPLLDLRRAKIGVRDLVTALECATVAMLATFGIAAAPRADAPGVYLTDGPRSGNKIASIGLRVRRGCSFHGIAINIDMDLAPFLRINPCGYAGMQMVQMAELLQELPSWQQVAEIFVRELLRTLELSPAEWQPLDEYTLAQLSAEQQELSNG, encoded by the coding sequence ATGACCATTGTGCGCAATCTCGCCCGGCGGAACTACGAGACCGTTTGGCAGGCTATGTCCCGCTACACCGATGTGCGCGATGACAACAGCGCTGATGAAATCTGGTGTGTGGAGCACGAGCCAGTGTTCACCCAAGGGCAGGCCGGTAAAGCTGAGCATCTGCTGAATACTGGTGATATCCCCGTGGTCCAGGTGGATCGTGGTGGACAGGTTACCTATCACGGCCCCGGCCAGTTGGTGGTTTATCCGCTGTTGGACCTGCGCCGGGCCAAAATTGGCGTACGCGACTTGGTTACTGCGCTGGAATGTGCCACCGTGGCGATGCTCGCGACATTTGGCATCGCGGCAGCGCCCCGTGCAGATGCACCGGGAGTTTACCTGACTGATGGTCCGCGCAGCGGCAATAAAATTGCCTCAATTGGACTGCGTGTGCGCCGTGGTTGTAGCTTCCATGGTATCGCCATCAACATCGATATGGACCTTGCCCCTTTTCTTCGTATCAACCCCTGTGGTTACGCCGGTATGCAAATGGTGCAGATGGCGGAATTACTGCAGGAGCTGCCCAGCTGGCAACAGGTGGCAGAGATTTTTGTGCGTGAATTATTGCGTACTCTTGAGTTGTCACCGGCAGAGTGGCAGCCGCTAGATGAATATACTTTGGCGCAACTGAGCGCGGAACAGCAGGAATTAAGTAATGGCTGA
- the lipA gene encoding lipoyl synthase, protein MADKPDLVPVKRTRRLQQGEKLRDGEKVERIPVKVIASDTVLRKPDWIRVKVPASKEVDRIKSILRSQKLSTVCEEASCPNLGECFSGGTATFMIMGEICTRRCPFCDVGHGKPNPLDPEEPKNLAEAIAAMSLRYVVITSVDRDDLRDGGAEHFADCIRESRDLSPNLQVEILTPDFRGRMDAALDVLEKEAPDVFNHNLETVPRLYRESRPGANYKWSLKLLQEYKKRRPDVLTKSGLMVGLGEEKEEIFQVMDDMRVHDIDMLTIGQYLQPSKEHLPVQRYVHPDEFEEYRRYAEKIGFKHAACGPLVRSSYHADKQAHGEKVG, encoded by the coding sequence ATGGCTGATAAACCCGATCTGGTGCCGGTAAAGCGCACCCGTCGCCTCCAGCAGGGGGAGAAACTCCGTGATGGTGAGAAGGTCGAGCGCATCCCGGTTAAGGTAATAGCCAGTGATACCGTCCTGCGCAAACCGGATTGGATTCGAGTCAAAGTGCCCGCGTCTAAAGAAGTGGACCGTATCAAGAGTATCCTGCGCTCGCAAAAGCTCTCTACCGTCTGTGAGGAAGCCAGTTGCCCGAACCTGGGTGAGTGCTTTAGTGGTGGCACTGCCACCTTTATGATCATGGGAGAAATATGTACACGTCGCTGCCCATTTTGCGATGTGGGCCACGGTAAACCTAACCCCCTGGACCCGGAAGAGCCGAAAAACTTGGCGGAAGCCATTGCAGCTATGAGCTTGCGCTATGTGGTAATTACCTCGGTTGATCGTGATGATTTGCGCGATGGTGGTGCAGAGCATTTTGCCGACTGTATCCGTGAATCCCGCGATCTTTCACCAAACCTGCAGGTAGAAATCCTTACCCCGGATTTCCGCGGGCGTATGGATGCGGCATTGGATGTTCTGGAAAAGGAAGCGCCGGATGTGTTTAACCACAACCTGGAAACTGTACCCCGCCTCTATCGGGAGTCCCGCCCAGGTGCCAACTACAAGTGGTCTCTGAAACTGTTACAGGAATACAAAAAACGTCGCCCGGATGTATTAACCAAGTCCGGCCTGATGGTGGGACTCGGTGAAGAAAAGGAAGAAATCTTCCAAGTGATGGACGATATGCGTGTGCACGATATCGATATGCTCACCATCGGTCAGTACTTACAGCCGAGCAAGGAGCATTTGCCTGTTCAGCGCTATGTACACCCGGATGAGTTTGAAGAGTATCGTCGTTATGCTGAAAAAATCGGTTTCAAGCACGCTGCTTGTGGCCCCTTGGTGCGCTCTTCTTACCATGCTGATAAGCAGGCGCATGGGGAAAAGGTAGGTTAG
- a CDS encoding AMP-binding protein, which yields MTPEERYEQVKGLQPLELLYKREAEEPETVFLRQMQRRQWREYTWREVMDRSRRIAGYLRSQFEPGDRIAIHAKNCADWIIVDVGIMLAGMVSVPLYPGQSASSMSYVLQHSESKILFCGATDNNAALQEVADTLSSVAIQRCEVHCDKELEEIINSSERYEESPVFNEDDLFTIMYTSGTTGNPKGVMHTWSSVIFVVPNMIRGYGFNDSDRVFSYLPLAHAAERILVEFHCLYSGTPVHFPESLDTFLEDLQLTRPTMFFSVPRLWTKFKEGIDEKIPPALQNVLLRIPGLSSWLKNKVRAGLGLDQARMLVTGASPISIELLRWYERMGMQIADGYGMTENFIYGCFVLPGEDPVPGTVGKTYHGCELKISDEGEILFKSGSLMKGYYLEPEKTAEVIRDGYYHTGDSGYIDGDGLLHITGRISETFKTSKGKFIQPSRLEGHFGNETLLAQLCVLGHGMDQPVMLATLSETAERMPRAEVNEQLHRVLESVNERLPHHERIKTMFICKEEWTPLNEFLTPTLKIKRKVLDAHYKDLFRQFSDVKGIVWEPRGSDSLQKEKADLQAVN from the coding sequence ATGACCCCGGAAGAACGATACGAGCAGGTGAAGGGCCTCCAGCCTCTGGAGCTTCTTTATAAGAGAGAGGCCGAAGAGCCGGAAACGGTATTTCTCCGCCAGATGCAACGTCGCCAGTGGCGTGAGTATACATGGCGTGAAGTAATGGATAGGTCCCGGAGAATTGCCGGTTATCTGCGCAGTCAATTTGAGCCCGGAGACCGTATCGCTATTCACGCGAAAAACTGCGCCGACTGGATTATTGTCGATGTAGGTATCATGCTGGCAGGGATGGTCAGTGTCCCCTTATATCCTGGGCAATCTGCTTCTTCCATGTCCTACGTTTTGCAGCACTCTGAATCAAAAATCCTTTTCTGTGGTGCCACCGATAACAATGCTGCGTTGCAGGAGGTAGCTGACACTTTGTCGAGCGTGGCTATTCAACGCTGTGAAGTCCACTGTGATAAAGAGCTGGAGGAGATTATTAACTCCAGTGAGCGTTACGAGGAGAGCCCGGTATTCAATGAGGATGACCTTTTCACCATAATGTATACCTCCGGGACGACTGGAAACCCGAAAGGCGTTATGCATACCTGGTCATCAGTCATTTTTGTTGTGCCAAATATGATTCGGGGCTATGGGTTCAATGATTCCGATCGCGTATTTTCCTATCTGCCACTAGCCCATGCTGCAGAGCGTATTCTGGTTGAATTTCACTGTCTCTATTCGGGCACCCCGGTACACTTCCCCGAATCCCTGGATACTTTCCTAGAGGACTTACAGCTTACCCGGCCTACAATGTTTTTCTCGGTTCCCAGGTTGTGGACCAAGTTTAAAGAAGGCATTGATGAAAAAATTCCGCCCGCGCTACAAAATGTTTTACTGCGCATACCAGGGCTCAGTAGCTGGCTAAAGAACAAGGTGCGTGCTGGACTTGGTCTGGATCAGGCGAGGATGCTGGTAACGGGAGCTTCACCTATTTCCATAGAGCTGTTGCGCTGGTATGAGCGTATGGGCATGCAGATCGCCGATGGTTACGGCATGACAGAAAATTTTATTTACGGTTGCTTTGTATTGCCTGGAGAGGACCCCGTACCGGGTACGGTAGGCAAAACATACCATGGCTGTGAGTTGAAGATTTCTGATGAGGGAGAAATATTATTCAAGAGTGGCTCCCTTATGAAGGGCTATTACTTGGAGCCTGAGAAAACAGCGGAAGTTATCCGTGATGGCTATTACCACACCGGAGACTCAGGCTATATTGATGGGGATGGGCTGTTACATATTACCGGGAGAATTTCCGAAACCTTTAAAACCAGCAAAGGGAAGTTTATCCAGCCCAGCCGACTGGAGGGCCACTTTGGCAACGAGACTCTTCTGGCACAACTGTGCGTTTTGGGACATGGTATGGATCAGCCGGTAATGCTAGCTACTCTGTCTGAAACTGCAGAGAGAATGCCCCGCGCCGAGGTCAATGAACAACTTCACCGAGTATTGGAATCGGTTAATGAGCGCTTACCCCATCACGAACGTATCAAGACGATGTTTATCTGCAAGGAGGAGTGGACTCCTTTAAATGAATTCCTTACCCCAACTCTGAAAATCAAACGAAAAGTATTGGATGCTCACTATAAAGATTTATTCAGGCAGTTTTCCGATGTGAAAGGTATTGTGTGGGAGCCACGAGGTAGTGACAGCCTACAGAAAGAAAAAGCAGATTTGCAGGCAGTGAATTGA
- a CDS encoding DUF1540 domain-containing protein: MIIATDMPEVSKCAATQCAYNADDACHARAITIGDGADPDCDTFFTNSKHTRSSRTAGVGACKMEDCKFNDDFECSAESIQVGHTGKSNNCLSYTH; encoded by the coding sequence ATGATTATCGCGACAGATATGCCTGAAGTCAGCAAATGTGCCGCTACTCAATGCGCCTACAATGCCGATGACGCTTGCCACGCCAGAGCGATTACAATCGGCGATGGGGCAGATCCCGATTGCGATACATTTTTCACCAACTCAAAACATACACGCAGCTCTCGCACTGCTGGCGTTGGCGCCTGCAAAATGGAGGACTGCAAATTCAATGATGACTTTGAGTGCTCCGCCGAGAGTATTCAAGTTGGACACACTGGCAAATCGAATAACTGCCTGAGTTACACTCATTAA
- a CDS encoding GNAT family N-acetyltransferase has product MFQINTPNLVLLELGTGDADLMLNLLNDTDFLRNIGDRGVRNLEQAGEYIQAGPVAMYRQHGFGLYKVQLSDGTPIGTCGLIKRDGLDDVDIGFAFLPQYRGRGYALEASQAIMRHGHKALGLARIVAITRPDNTPSVKLLEKIGLKAEKRITMPGETEALLLMAWEANTERDYIKEE; this is encoded by the coding sequence ATGTTTCAAATAAATACGCCCAATCTGGTTTTGCTCGAGCTTGGCACTGGCGATGCAGATCTAATGCTCAACTTGCTTAACGATACCGATTTTTTACGAAATATCGGCGATCGCGGTGTGCGCAACCTGGAACAGGCGGGTGAATATATTCAGGCTGGCCCTGTCGCCATGTATCGACAACACGGTTTTGGCCTTTATAAAGTACAGCTTAGTGATGGTACCCCCATCGGCACTTGCGGCCTGATCAAACGCGACGGCCTTGATGATGTAGATATTGGCTTTGCCTTCCTGCCACAGTACCGCGGTAGAGGCTACGCCCTGGAGGCCTCACAAGCCATAATGCGCCACGGACATAAAGCCTTGGGCTTGGCGCGTATTGTCGCTATCACCCGCCCTGACAACACCCCCTCAGTGAAGCTATTGGAAAAGATCGGGCTAAAGGCTGAAAAGAGAATCACCATGCCAGGAGAGACTGAGGCGCTGCTACTGATGGCCTGGGAAGCGAATACAGAAAGAGATTATATAAAAGAGGAATAG
- a CDS encoding autotransporter outer membrane beta-barrel domain-containing protein encodes MPNVKRSLAAAIALVTMTSASAFAEESAFSQVIAFGDSLTDVGNYDVFTNGGDANDIAINILSQNLGLGPVTASCSGMQSPFCLPVVDPALSTAELEDSVSMQVTSGALNAGSVWAVGGHKAADVLMNVIGTENYTAFLEANGLQDSPARHNVLSALMPHVGADGLPAYPEPQLLGLLLLKQEEAKQLAIKAQTAQSQGDLATALALGEQAKAAKNEAEQALQAIIASTGTSGNPHPLGRGYLETTSGTADANALYWVNGGGNDLLSGFQSVADGEMSLDEATAEIGIASAMLATAAGALSGAGANYILVSNVPDISKTPAVYAAAKEAVESSESAAQLEAAVAAGLMTQDEADATLTAAIDEVLVDASRASEAFNASLLAQAKDIDGVLMVDQAGLLKVALENAGQLGLSAEFDQSQYCYDGSGGECIEHPVYGISQDTADASKLVFNDTVHPTQVGQQVLADYYTAIVNAAQVAGQLPDIGAQAARTHTNSLDENLAGVRYSQAQTGVFVGSVFGDIDYDNGFAADMSGDSDANLIGMTYALRDNLELGLAISRSDIDVDNARSDIESTSTNYSLFGRFHHDIFFVEGSATLTDVDFDQVNRALTLGNSFSSELEGDTSGENTTLSLTAGANLFSYSSFQFGPFVGVTKATMEVDGYTEDSIEGFTYTNQAGNEFDPLGMNYGDQERRYTTMRFGAFANKSWNTVNAYAQIWYEDTRGNDEDTLEVGVKSMAGNMNAMPSYSSVDQGLFDDGMGLIAGIRWQAAEAIALSANVTSRPTAETASVNVTYRF; translated from the coding sequence ATGCCCAACGTCAAACGCAGCCTCGCGGCCGCTATTGCACTTGTGACCATGACCAGCGCCTCTGCATTTGCAGAGGAATCAGCTTTTAGCCAGGTTATTGCCTTTGGTGACAGTCTGACCGACGTAGGCAACTACGACGTATTTACCAATGGTGGTGATGCCAACGATATTGCCATCAATATCCTTTCTCAAAATCTGGGACTGGGACCTGTGACTGCTTCCTGCTCTGGAATGCAATCTCCTTTCTGCCTACCTGTTGTTGATCCAGCACTGAGCACTGCAGAACTTGAAGACTCAGTTTCAATGCAGGTTACCAGCGGTGCACTGAATGCTGGAAGTGTTTGGGCTGTAGGTGGCCACAAAGCTGCTGATGTATTAATGAATGTAATCGGCACCGAGAACTACACAGCTTTCCTTGAAGCCAATGGATTGCAAGATAGCCCTGCCCGACACAATGTCCTCAGCGCGCTGATGCCCCATGTGGGAGCTGATGGCCTTCCAGCCTACCCAGAACCTCAGCTTTTGGGCCTACTGCTTCTTAAACAGGAAGAAGCTAAGCAACTGGCAATAAAAGCGCAAACTGCACAATCACAAGGTGATTTGGCCACTGCACTTGCTCTAGGCGAGCAAGCGAAAGCAGCCAAGAACGAAGCTGAACAAGCATTACAAGCCATTATTGCCTCCACCGGTACCTCTGGAAACCCACACCCTTTGGGCCGGGGCTACCTGGAAACCACCTCTGGAACAGCTGATGCCAATGCCCTCTACTGGGTCAATGGCGGTGGCAACGACCTGCTGAGTGGCTTCCAAAGTGTCGCTGACGGTGAGATGAGCCTGGACGAAGCTACCGCTGAAATCGGTATCGCCTCCGCTATGCTGGCAACTGCAGCCGGCGCCCTGTCTGGCGCAGGCGCCAACTATATTCTGGTATCCAATGTACCCGATATCAGTAAAACACCTGCTGTTTATGCAGCAGCTAAAGAAGCTGTTGAATCCAGCGAGAGCGCAGCTCAACTTGAGGCAGCCGTAGCCGCAGGCCTGATGACACAGGATGAAGCCGACGCAACTCTAACGGCTGCCATTGATGAGGTTCTGGTAGATGCCAGTAGAGCCTCCGAAGCCTTTAACGCCAGCCTGCTAGCCCAAGCCAAAGATATTGACGGCGTGCTGATGGTCGATCAGGCCGGCCTGCTCAAGGTAGCACTGGAAAACGCTGGCCAGCTGGGCCTTTCCGCTGAGTTCGACCAAAGCCAGTACTGCTACGACGGCAGCGGTGGTGAATGTATTGAGCACCCGGTTTACGGTATCAGCCAGGATACTGCTGACGCCTCCAAACTGGTCTTCAACGACACAGTACACCCTACCCAGGTTGGCCAGCAGGTACTCGCCGACTACTATACCGCCATCGTGAACGCGGCCCAGGTTGCCGGCCAGTTGCCCGATATCGGTGCCCAGGCGGCCCGCACCCACACCAACAGCCTGGATGAAAACCTCGCCGGCGTACGTTACAGCCAGGCCCAAACTGGCGTGTTTGTGGGCAGCGTCTTCGGTGACATTGATTACGATAACGGTTTTGCCGCAGATATGAGCGGAGATAGCGATGCCAACCTGATCGGTATGACTTATGCTCTGCGTGACAATCTCGAGCTTGGCTTGGCAATAAGCCGCTCCGATATCGATGTGGATAATGCCCGTTCCGATATCGAGTCTACCTCTACCAACTACAGCCTGTTTGGTCGTTTCCACCACGATATTTTCTTCGTAGAAGGTAGCGCGACCCTGACCGATGTCGATTTTGACCAAGTGAATCGTGCCCTGACCCTCGGCAACAGTTTCTCGTCTGAACTGGAGGGGGATACCTCTGGTGAGAACACTACCCTGAGCCTGACCGCCGGTGCCAACCTGTTTAGTTATTCCAGCTTCCAGTTTGGTCCCTTCGTTGGCGTAACCAAAGCCACCATGGAAGTGGACGGCTATACCGAAGATTCCATCGAAGGCTTTACCTATACCAACCAGGCCGGCAATGAGTTTGACCCTCTGGGTATGAACTACGGCGACCAGGAACGTCGTTACACCACCATGCGTTTTGGCGCCTTTGCCAACAAAAGCTGGAACACCGTTAATGCCTACGCCCAGATCTGGTATGAGGATACTCGTGGCAACGACGAAGACACCCTTGAGGTGGGCGTTAAGTCTATGGCGGGCAACATGAATGCCATGCCCAGCTACTCCAGCGTGGACCAAGGACTCTTCGACGACGGCATGGGCTTGATCGCTGGTATTCGCTGGCAGGCGGCTGAGGCCATCGCCCTGAGTGCGAATGTGACCTCTCGCCCAACGGCAGAGACTGCATCCGTAAACGTAACCTACCGCTTCTAA
- the arfB gene encoding alternative ribosome rescue aminoacyl-tRNA hydrolase ArfB: MLNARRKIQVPLDEVQFSAVRAQGAGGQNVNKVSSAIHLRFNIPASSLPEKIKQRLLQLSDRRVSSDGTVVIKAQNFRTQEKNREDALSRLQQLIEQAAEIPKRRIPTKPSRGAKERRLQSKNRRSQVKTMRGKVKE, translated from the coding sequence ATGTTGAATGCCCGGCGAAAAATCCAGGTACCTTTGGATGAAGTGCAGTTCAGTGCGGTGCGCGCCCAAGGCGCGGGAGGCCAAAATGTTAACAAGGTTTCCAGTGCTATTCATCTTCGCTTTAACATCCCTGCGTCATCACTTCCAGAAAAGATAAAACAGCGATTACTGCAATTAAGCGATAGGCGGGTTTCCTCCGATGGTACAGTGGTAATAAAAGCCCAGAATTTCCGTACTCAGGAAAAAAATCGAGAAGATGCCTTGTCACGCTTACAGCAGTTGATTGAGCAAGCAGCGGAAATTCCTAAGCGCCGCATTCCCACCAAACCTAGCCGTGGAGCAAAAGAGAGACGGCTACAAAGTAAAAATAGGCGCTCTCAAGTGAAAACGATGCGAGGAAAAGTCAAAGAGTAA
- a CDS encoding HD family hydrolase, with protein sequence MKEIEQTLEFLVEVEKLKDILRQTRPVGLNRRENSAEHSWHVCLAALMLKDYANESINIDRVIKMLLIHDLGEIDAGDMIVYQAETDKQKALEQEGVKRLLSKLPDGHGEEYLHLWREFEAGDTAESRFARAIDRVPPLLQNLYGDGHTWRAHDINKEQVFSLNSRIGEGSGDLWSVIEGKLNRAVEKGILK encoded by the coding sequence ATGAAGGAAATTGAACAGACCCTTGAATTTTTGGTGGAAGTGGAAAAACTGAAAGATATATTGCGTCAGACCCGCCCTGTAGGACTAAACCGCCGTGAAAATTCAGCCGAGCACAGCTGGCATGTATGTTTGGCTGCGTTGATGTTAAAAGACTATGCCAATGAATCAATCAATATTGACCGTGTCATCAAGATGCTGTTAATCCATGATTTGGGTGAAATAGATGCTGGCGATATGATTGTATATCAGGCAGAAACTGACAAGCAAAAAGCGCTGGAACAAGAGGGGGTAAAACGCTTACTGTCCAAGTTGCCTGATGGCCATGGGGAGGAATACCTGCATTTATGGCGGGAGTTTGAGGCTGGTGATACCGCGGAATCACGCTTTGCCCGTGCGATTGACCGGGTTCCACCGCTACTGCAAAATCTCTATGGTGACGGTCATACTTGGAGGGCGCATGATATAAATAAAGAACAAGTGTTTTCCCTGAATAGCCGAATTGGTGAAGGCAGTGGGGATTTATGGTCGGTGATAGAGGGGAAGCTTAACCGAGCTGTGGAAAAAGGCATCCTTAAATGA
- a CDS encoding DUF2799 domain-containing protein gives MQLRYGILLAAFPILITGCATMSKDECQLADWQAVGYEDGAAGKDLSYMGRRREACAKYGVQLNSNIYRRGRDDGLELFCTELRGFAEGRSGENYNGVCPADLEGLFLRGYDAGRNIFVAQSAVAELEVAIHDLELEREHIQDDITEMGTLIVLDETSRDERITLLADIARLKVRHIELGLEIDDLIFSLAQRQAEYQSVLASSPYQ, from the coding sequence GTGCAGTTAAGATACGGAATCCTCCTCGCCGCCTTTCCCATTCTGATTACGGGTTGCGCCACAATGAGTAAAGATGAGTGCCAGCTGGCAGATTGGCAGGCTGTGGGATACGAGGATGGTGCTGCGGGCAAAGATTTGAGTTATATGGGTAGGCGCCGTGAGGCGTGTGCAAAATATGGTGTTCAGCTCAATAGTAATATCTATCGACGTGGACGCGATGACGGGCTTGAGCTTTTTTGTACCGAGCTACGCGGCTTTGCCGAAGGGCGCTCTGGGGAAAACTATAATGGTGTCTGCCCGGCAGACCTGGAAGGACTGTTTCTACGTGGTTATGATGCCGGTCGCAATATTTTTGTGGCACAAAGTGCAGTGGCAGAGCTGGAAGTAGCAATTCACGATTTAGAGTTGGAGCGTGAGCATATACAGGATGATATAACAGAGATGGGCACCCTTATCGTGCTTGATGAAACTAGCCGGGATGAGAGAATCACATTGCTGGCAGATATTGCCCGCCTGAAAGTACGTCACATAGAACTGGGACTCGAAATTGATGATCTCATTTTCTCCCTGGCCCAACGGCAAGCTGAGTACCAGAGTGTCCTCGCCAGCTCACCTTATCAATAA
- a CDS encoding M28 family peptidase: MKKMIRTSLIGLLAMPGIALAQELWITIGSDGYQTLKKNSALSSKQPLVAQGERNDITILKVNESNLSDISTIMHNSHNRCGGFMVHDSLEEARAAQLSPLVSTVSSVANYSVDNADVVNALQGKISEANIRSTIETLSSFTNRYYTTTTGVDSAEWIRDKWQDLTSSRSDVSVQLYSHSWAQPSVILTIQGQTDPDEIVVLGAHLDSTVGFGTGEGTRAPGADDDASGIATLTDVINAIVTSDYKPAKTLSFMGYAAEEVGLRGSDDIATDYKNQNKNVIGVLQLDMTNYYGSNSDIYIIGDYTNSAQNSFLEDLVQTYQGNLSVGTTNCGYACSDHASWHDQGYAVSFPFEATFNGSNPYIHTINDTLANSGGDANHAVKFGKLAAAYVGELAKGYIGDDPGPDPDPDPDPDPGQEQTENFSDSVSRGGEKHYGPFSVTPGTNFVADMTGTNDADLYVRFGAAPTWRYYDCRPYESGSDENCTLQVPNGDSEAYIMVRGYSRLSSSFDLDVTYTPQ, encoded by the coding sequence ATGAAAAAAATGATTCGTACATCGCTGATAGGGCTTCTGGCAATGCCTGGCATTGCTTTGGCACAGGAGTTGTGGATAACCATTGGTAGCGACGGTTATCAAACCCTGAAAAAAAATAGTGCACTGTCATCCAAGCAGCCGCTTGTTGCACAAGGAGAGCGCAACGATATAACGATATTGAAGGTAAATGAGAGTAATTTATCCGATATATCTACCATTATGCATAATAGCCACAATCGTTGTGGTGGCTTTATGGTGCATGATTCTCTGGAGGAGGCGCGGGCCGCACAGTTGTCTCCTCTAGTGAGCACGGTGAGTAGCGTTGCCAATTACTCGGTTGATAATGCCGATGTGGTCAATGCGCTGCAGGGAAAAATCTCTGAGGCCAACATTCGTTCAACTATTGAAACTCTGTCGAGTTTTACCAATCGTTATTACACTACGACAACTGGAGTAGATAGTGCTGAGTGGATTCGGGATAAGTGGCAGGACCTAACCAGTTCTCGCAGTGATGTGTCGGTACAACTCTATAGTCATAGCTGGGCTCAACCCTCGGTTATTCTCACTATCCAGGGGCAAACGGATCCTGATGAGATAGTGGTATTGGGAGCACATCTGGATTCCACTGTGGGCTTTGGTACTGGGGAGGGCACCCGCGCACCGGGAGCTGATGATGATGCTTCGGGCATTGCGACTCTGACTGACGTGATCAACGCCATAGTTACTTCAGATTACAAGCCGGCTAAAACCCTGTCATTTATGGGGTATGCCGCTGAGGAAGTTGGCTTACGTGGCTCCGATGACATAGCCACCGATTACAAGAACCAGAACAAAAATGTGATTGGTGTGTTACAGCTGGATATGACCAATTACTACGGTTCTAACAGTGACATTTATATCATTGGTGATTACACCAATAGCGCTCAGAACTCATTTCTTGAGGACTTGGTGCAAACTTATCAGGGGAACCTTAGCGTCGGTACTACAAATTGTGGTTATGCCTGTTCTGATCATGCCTCCTGGCATGATCAGGGCTACGCAGTGTCTTTCCCTTTTGAGGCGACCTTTAATGGCTCTAACCCTTATATCCACACTATCAATGACACACTCGCCAATAGTGGTGGGGATGCCAACCATGCTGTGAAATTTGGCAAGCTGGCGGCAGCCTATGTGGGGGAGCTGGCCAAGGGATATATTGGTGACGACCCCGGTCCTGACCCTGATCCAGACCCCGATCCCGATCCGGGCCAAGAGCAGACGGAAAACTTCTCTGATAGTGTTTCACGCGGTGGAGAAAAGCATTATGGGCCTTTCAGTGTGACGCCAGGTACAAATTTTGTGGCGGATATGACTGGAACAAATGATGCTGATTTGTATGTGCGTTTTGGGGCTGCACCCACCTGGCGCTATTACGACTGTCGGCCTTATGAGAGTGGCTCTGACGAGAACTGCACACTGCAGGTGCCGAATGGTGACAGCGAGGCCTATATTATGGTTCGTGGATACAGTCGCCTGAGTTCCAGTTTTGATTTGGATGTCACCTATACCCCGCAATAA